Proteins found in one Poecilia reticulata strain Guanapo linkage group LG15, Guppy_female_1.0+MT, whole genome shotgun sequence genomic segment:
- the golga4 gene encoding golgin subfamily A member 4 isoform X1 codes for MESLIRGGASRAENLFRSSSKENLVRSSSRESLTPLGENEPSGPPAFDPPSDIESEAEEPPGTSEALSKEQLVHRLLQVERSLGKYRGKYSELVTAYRTVQREKEKTQAILSQSQDKSLRRIGELREELQMDQQAKKHLQDEFDAALEEKDQMITVLQTQVALLKKRVKGVSDGPLPSEGEAFQPEASSDSTAAAQSPLKEQGLEPEIPEVEGNNDPTKLMEALQKRVKRQENLLQKCKEVMRTHKERSVQLSSENEALQEQLQERLQELEKMKDLHMTEKTKLITQLRDAKNLIEQLEQDKGMVIAETKRQMHETLEMKEEEVAQLRSRLQQAVAQKEELQEQKEKAEKSAFEELERALGVAQRAEEARKQLQVQLEEQVAEVEKASEEERKSLQQELTRVKQEVVTIMKKSSEETVASLEKAHSEALAAKEEEIKERISKAVEQCKDEFQQSAKEREQQASLALEDAELQKTAIRTEADNKVKEMQLELEAARTRILEMESSMNKTSQDESSLSQDLSSQLEEQKNNHEEQIAALEAKHQEEMEKDKEEVEEKHRVEMETLLKEKELQFQSHVEDMNQKTLEKLDGKQAELEALSAELSEVLSSRQILEEKLAAAEETAKVAQQECEQKLQDQVSKHRVELENIKLEHEQSLGGVEKTLKQELNALKIVLKEKEKEVEDALLKEKTVQEKAHSTAQNLEIKIREVEELQQSLLQTQQDIMSLKESSTQLSTTSEDLDQCRKSLTDLNNQLEVANNQCQEKEKMLQEMRIQLEETKQELLEKEKVYVAEQGKNQEEQKCLKKQLDDEKAAHEIQLKNTISEMEAKVKKQETKMEKFKQKAKEMQESFKKKLQQNEENMKKELAKKEAELQQKEQQVQEKIVEMAQKSSQGLSSAVSELQENHKKELEKLLTTRTEEMEALEHRWQEKLAQQEEELTEKQSAILQEKAQELEETSQQLSRSRDENQRASQELKDLKEDLAIRETTVQKLQEELNEAAVKLEGLSRGEALLKEQMESTERNLNQALNERNALQDQLKTAEEESRVSMKTLSEKLNEASKQLEAVESSRMTDAKDLESKIEQTSTQLQAKEAEFQQQLDLILDKMERYCKEVQSKVESSSDELQQRVECRVKELNGRLLCSQEKVGRLQSIFHTKLGRICTLEENLLQHTEENKNLCISLEQTTAQVDVHMEHIKALTQERENSSLSISEQLQKIQELNETNRIMSEGLKANELLVADLKNQLVSSMEDKEEAINKLKQQHEEERREAMERLEQERKQAEAKVNQDDDTIKSLQKRLEELVKEISEKNESLQTLAASVDNQSISKSEMDQVLSEKEQKVSDLASELDGCIGRLSELQERFEGKTKECERLASELKRQQISSEIQKKELVEQLQQVQMQRDQSGNVEQELGEKLSSLQEENTKCKLALESQREEFERMKDEINKSKEESLKATEERLSAESTRKISELKKKAEQKISQIRKQLTAQLEEKEETVKSLQSSLEENGSSETLCKKQMETLEEKTKSLEEALVKLKEDQNKLEQIVSNERLEKERCLEEQRVAYEDKLMSLQKEAAQQVELRETETALQELQARLKEVEEQNENLLSEINRLKAEISEKDAQLTQRPMTPPNKVQHSSEQLEVKVERSSAQQTMSVMENEVANHSPMQEAEDVDDDSLQTLKDKVSQMKSEKEKIHKDFTRLQKDMRQLRKEHEHDLEYVKKELLEENEKRLKLELEDVELKHNSAIKQLMREFNTQMALKERELDSSVKETIAKAQAVEAELISSHRDEASQLKKLISQKEDDLQRTVQKYEQVIQNREEEMGDRVWQVQKQLEEFQSRCESASEATPEDLKAQLAEKTTLLSEARLKEQEFVERIHSLEDKIKFLHRSPVVTHLGGTYKDLGINTSDSLSESTEMEYLRKVLFEYMMGRETKTMAKVITSMLKFPPDQAQKVLDKEDSKPVPWLR; via the exons GAGCTTCAAATGGACCAGCAGGCCAAGAAACACCTGCAAGATGAGTTTGATGCTGCGCTGGAAGAGAAGGACCAGATGATCACTGTCCTGCAAACACAG GTTGCCTTGTTGAAAAAGCGAGTAAAGGGAGTTTCTGATGGTCCGCTGCCCTCTGAGGGTGAAGCCTTTCAGCCTGAAGCGTCTTCAGATTCtactgctgcagctcagagtccATTGAAAGAACAAGGACTGGAACCGGAGATACCTGAGG TAGAGGGCAACAATGATCCAACCAAACTCATGGAGGCTCTCCAGAAGAGGGTAAAGAGGCaagaaaacctgctgcagaAGTGCAAAGAAGTGATGCGCACACACAAGGAGCGGAGCGTGCAGCTGAGCAGCGAGAACGAGGCTCTGCAGGAGCAGCTCCAGGAGAGACTTCAGGAGCTGGAGAAAATGAAG GATCTGCACATGACAGAAAAGACGAAGTTGATCACTCAGCTGCGGGATGCCAAGAATCTCATTGAGCAACTGGAGCAGGACAAG GGAATGGTCATCGCTGAAACCAAGCGGCAGATGCATGAGACTCTTGAAATGAAAGAAGAGGAGGTCGCACAGTTGCGCTCCAGACTCCAGCAGGCTGTCGCCCAGAAGGAAGAATTAcaagagcagaaagaaaaggcTGAGAAATCAG CATTTGAAGAGCTCGAACGCGCTCTCGGGGTGGCGCAGAGGGCCGAGGAGGCCAGGAAACAGCTGCAGGTCCAGCTGGAGGAGCAAGTAGCAGAAGTGGAGAAAGCGAgcgaggaggagaggaagagtcTTCAGCAGGAGCTCACCAGAGTGAAACAGGAAGTCGTCACCATCATGAAG AAATCGTCAGAAGAAACTGTGGCTAGTTTGGAAAAAGCCCACAGTGAAGCTTTAGCtgctaaagaagaagaaataaaggaaagaaTCAGCAAAGCAGTG gAGCAATGCAAAGATGAGTTTCAGCAGTCGGCAAAGGAACGAGAGCAGCAGGCGTCTCTGGCTCTGGAGGACGCAGAGTTGCAGAAGACGGCTATAAGGACAGAAGCCGACAATAAAGTGAAAGAGatgcagctggagctggaggcTGCAAGGACA AGGATTTTGGAGATGGAGAGCTCCATGAACAAGACCTCACAAGACGAATCCAGTTTATCTCAAGATCTTTCCAGTcagctggaggagcagaagaaTAACCACGAAGAGCAAATCGCTGCACTAGAAGCAAAACACCAAGAGGAGATGGAAAAGGACAAGGAGGAAGTCGAGGAGAAACACAGAGTGGAAATGGAGACtctgctgaaagaaaaagagctgCAGTTCCAGAGTCACGTTGAAGACATGAACCAGAAAACGTTGGAGAAACTGGATGGGAAGCAGGCAGAGCTGGAGGCGCTTTCTGCTGAACTTTCTGAGGTTTTAAGCAGCAGGCAGATTCTGGAGGAGAAACTGGCAGCAGCTGAGGAGACTGCGAAGGTAGCTCAACAAGAATGTGAGCAAAAGCTGCAGGATCAGGTATCAAAGCACAGAGTTGAGCTCGAAAATATCAAACTTGAGCATGAGCAGTCTCTTGGAGGTgtagaaaaaacattgaagcaGGAGCTTAATGCACTAAAAATTGTTCTgaaggaaaaggagaaagaggTTGAAGACGCTCTTCTTAAAGAGAAAACCGTACAGGAGAAGGCACATTCCACTGCACAAAACCTGGAAATCAAGATTAGAGAAGTtgaagagctgcagcagagTTTATTGCAAACTCAGCAAGACATTATGAGCTTAAAGGAATCTAGCACTCAGTTAAGCACCACGTCAGAGGATTTGGACCAATGCAGGAAGAGTTTGACAGATCTGAACAATCAGCTGGAAGTAGCAAACAACCAATGTCAGGAAAAAGAGAAGATGCTCCAAGAAATGAGGATCCAGTTGGAAGAAACCAAGCAGGAGCTCTTAGAGAAGGAGAAGGTGTATGTAGCAGAACAGGGAAAAAATCAAGAGGAGCAAAAGTGCCTTAAGAAACAGCTGGACGATGAGAAAGCAGCTCATGAAATCCAACTAAAGAATACTATATCCGAGATGGAAGCAAAGgtgaaaaaacaggaaacaaagatGGAGAAGTTCAAGCAGAAGGCCAAAGAAATGCAGGAGAGCTTTAAGAAAAAGCTAcaacagaatgaagaaaatatgaagaagGAACTTGCAAAAAAAGAGGCAGAGCTTCAGCAGAAAGAGCAGCAAGTCCAAGAGAAAATTGTAGAGATGGCTCAGAAGAGTTCTCAGGGCCTCAGCAGTGCTGTGTCAGAACTGCAGGAAAACCATAAGAAGGAGCTAGAGAAGCTGCTCACAACCCGAACGGAAGAGATGGAGGCGCTGGAGCATCGCTGGCAGGAGAAGCTGGCACAACAGGAGGAAGAACTGACAGAGAAACAATCAGCCATCCTCCAGGAGAAAGCTCAGGAACTGGAGGAAACGTCTCAGCAGCTCAGCAGAAGCCGGGACGAGAACCAGCGAGCGTCTCAAGAATTAAAGGACCTAAAGGAGGACCTGGCGATTCGGGAAACCACTGTGCAGAAGCTGCAGGAAGAGCTGAATGAAGCAGCCGTTAAACTTGAAGGTTTGTCTCGGGGAGAAGCGTTGCTGAAGGAGCAAATGGAGTCGACGGAGAGGAACCTGAACCAGGCTCTAAACGAGAGAAACGCCCTTCAAGACCAGCTAAAGACTGCAGAGGAAGAAAGCAGAGTGAGCATGAAGACTCTGTCGGAAAAGTTGAACGAAGCgtcgaagcagcttgaagcagTGGAAAGCTCCAGAATGACAGACGCTAAAGATCTGGAGAGCAAAATTGAGCAAACGTCCACACAACTACAAGCCAAGGAAGCTGAATTCCAGCAACAATTAGATCTAATCCTCGACAAAATGGAGCGCTACTGTAAGGAGGTTCAGTCTAAAGTGGAGTCTTCCTCTGATGAACTCCAACAACGCGTCGAATGTCGCGTGAAAGAGCTGAACGGTAGACTGCTGTGTAGTCAGGAGAAGGTGGGGCGCTTACAGAGCATTTTCCACACCAAGTTGGGGAGAATTTGCACTTTAGAGGAGAATCTCCTCCAGCACACAGAGGAGAACAAGAATCTATGCATTTCATTAGAACAGACGACTGCTCAGGTAGATGTTCACATGGAGCATATCAAAGCCTTAACACAAGAGAGGGAGAACAGCTCTCTTTCAATCAGCGAACAGCTTCAGAAAATACAGGAGCTGAACGAAACCAACAGAATCATGTCGGAAGGTTTGAAAGCCAATGAGCTTCTTGTCGCCGACTTGAAAAATCAGCTTGTAAGTAGCATGGAAGACAAGGAGGAAGCCATAAAtaagctgaagcagcagcacgAAGAGGAGAGACGAGAGGCAATGGAGAGGTTGGAGCAGGAGAGGAAGCAGGCCGAGGCGAAGGTCAACCAGGACGACGACACGATTAAATCTCTGCAGAAGAGGCTGGAAGAGCTGGTGAAGGAAATCTCGGAGAAGAACGAATCTCTGCAGACGTTGGCGGCGAGCGTCGACAATCAGTCCATCAGCAAGTCCGAGATGGACCAGGTGCTGAGtgaaaaagagcagaaagtCAGCGACCTCGCCTCGGAGCTCGACGGCTGCATCGGCCGACTCTCGGAGCTGCAGGAGCGCTTCGAGGGGAAGACGAAAGAGTGCGAGCGTCTTGCCTCGGAGCTGAAGCGGCAGCAGATCAGCAGCGAGATCCAAAAGAAAGAGctggtggagcagctgcagcaggtccagATGCAGCGCGATCAGAGCGGTAATGTGGAACAAGAGCTGGGGGAAAAGCTGAGCTCCCTCCAGGAGGAGAACACGAAGTGTAAACTCGCGCTTGAAAGTCAAAGGGAGGAATTTGAAAGGATGAAAGACGAGATTAACAAGAGCAAAGAGGAGAGTCTCAAAGCGACTGAAGAGAGGTTATCTGCAGAGAGCACTCGGAAGATATCGGAGCTGAAGAAGAAAGCTGAGCAGAAAATTAGTCAGATTCGAAAACAGCTGACGGCTCAGCTCGAGGAAAAAGAGGAGACGGTTAAATCTCTCCAGAGTAGCCTGGAGGAAAACGGGAGCAGCGAAACTTTGTGCAAAAAGCAAATGGAGACAttagaggagaaaacaaaatcgCTCGAAGAAGCTCTTGTGAAGCTTAAAGAGGACCAGAACAAGCTGGAGCAGATTGTGAGTAATGAGAGGCTGGAGAAAGAAAGATGCCTAGAAGAGCAGAGAGTCGCATATGAAGACAAGCTGATGTCTCTCCAGAAGGAGGCGGCGCAACAAGTGGAGCTCCGAGAAACTGAAACAGCGCTGCAAGAACTCCAGGCAAGGCTAAAGGAAGTAGAGGAGCAAAACGAAAACCTCCTCTCAGAAATAAACCGTCTGAAAGCAGAAATCAGCGAAAAAGATGCCCAGCTCACTCAGAGACCAATGACTCCTCCGAACAAGGTGCAGCATTCGTCAGAACAACTGGAGGTGAAGGTGGAGCGTAGCAGCGCGCAGCAAACTATGAGTGTGATGGAAAACGAGGTGGCAAATCACTCTCCTATGCAAGAAGCAGAGGACGTCGATGATGACTCTTTGCAAACTCTTAAAGACAAAGTGAGCCAGATGAAGAGTGAGAAGGAGAAGATCCACAAGGATTTCACCAGGCTGCAGAAAGACATGAGGCAGCTGAGGAAGGAGCACGAACATGACCTGGAATATGTGAAGAaagagctgctggaggagaacGAGAAAAGGCTAAA gctggagctggaagacgtGGAACTGAAGCACAACTCTGCTATAAAGCAACTAATGAGGGAGTTTAACACACAAATGGctctgaaagagagagagctcGACTCCTCTGTGAAAGAAACAATAG CCAAGGCCCAGGCCGTCGAGGCTGAACTCATCAGCAGCCATCGAGATGAAGCCAGCCAGCTGAAGAAGCTCATTTCCCAGAAGGAAGACGATTTGCAAAGAACTGTGCAGAAATATGAGCAGGTTATACAG AATCGCGAGGAGGAGATGGGAGACAGAGTGTGGCAGGTTCAGAAACAGCTGGAAGAGTTCCAGTCACGCTGCGAGAGCGCCTCAGAG GCGACCCCTGAAGACCTGAAG GCTCAGCTCGCTGAGAAGACGACTCTTCTGAGCGAGGCTCGGCTGAAGGAGCAGGAGTTTGTTGAGAGA ATTCACTCACTTGAAGACAAGATCAAATTTCTCCACCGCAGCCCTGTTGTAACTCATCTTGGTGGGACGTACAAAG ATCTTGGGATAAATACCTCAGATTCTCTGTCGGAGTCTACAGAGATGGAGTACCTGAGGAAGGTGCTGTTTGAATACATGATGGGACGGGAAACAAaa ACGATGGCCAAAGTGATTACCTCCATGCTCAAGTTTCCTCCAGACCAAGCGCAAAAAGTTTTGGATAAAGAAGACTCCAAACCAGTT CCATGGCTACGATGA
- the golga4 gene encoding golgin subfamily A member 4 isoform X2, which produces MESLIRGGASRAENLFRSSSKENLVRSSSRESLTPLGENEPSGPPAFDPPSDIESEAEEPPGTSEALSKEQLVHRLLQVERSLGKYRGKYSELVTAYRTVQREKEKTQAILSQSQDKSLRRIGELREELQMDQQAKKHLQDEFDAALEEKDQMITVLQTQVALLKKRVKGVSDGPLPSEGEAFQPEASSDSTAAAQSPLKEQGLEPEIPEEGNNDPTKLMEALQKRVKRQENLLQKCKEVMRTHKERSVQLSSENEALQEQLQERLQELEKMKDLHMTEKTKLITQLRDAKNLIEQLEQDKGMVIAETKRQMHETLEMKEEEVAQLRSRLQQAVAQKEELQEQKEKAEKSAFEELERALGVAQRAEEARKQLQVQLEEQVAEVEKASEEERKSLQQELTRVKQEVVTIMKKSSEETVASLEKAHSEALAAKEEEIKERISKAVEQCKDEFQQSAKEREQQASLALEDAELQKTAIRTEADNKVKEMQLELEAARTRILEMESSMNKTSQDESSLSQDLSSQLEEQKNNHEEQIAALEAKHQEEMEKDKEEVEEKHRVEMETLLKEKELQFQSHVEDMNQKTLEKLDGKQAELEALSAELSEVLSSRQILEEKLAAAEETAKVAQQECEQKLQDQVSKHRVELENIKLEHEQSLGGVEKTLKQELNALKIVLKEKEKEVEDALLKEKTVQEKAHSTAQNLEIKIREVEELQQSLLQTQQDIMSLKESSTQLSTTSEDLDQCRKSLTDLNNQLEVANNQCQEKEKMLQEMRIQLEETKQELLEKEKVYVAEQGKNQEEQKCLKKQLDDEKAAHEIQLKNTISEMEAKVKKQETKMEKFKQKAKEMQESFKKKLQQNEENMKKELAKKEAELQQKEQQVQEKIVEMAQKSSQGLSSAVSELQENHKKELEKLLTTRTEEMEALEHRWQEKLAQQEEELTEKQSAILQEKAQELEETSQQLSRSRDENQRASQELKDLKEDLAIRETTVQKLQEELNEAAVKLEGLSRGEALLKEQMESTERNLNQALNERNALQDQLKTAEEESRVSMKTLSEKLNEASKQLEAVESSRMTDAKDLESKIEQTSTQLQAKEAEFQQQLDLILDKMERYCKEVQSKVESSSDELQQRVECRVKELNGRLLCSQEKVGRLQSIFHTKLGRICTLEENLLQHTEENKNLCISLEQTTAQVDVHMEHIKALTQERENSSLSISEQLQKIQELNETNRIMSEGLKANELLVADLKNQLVSSMEDKEEAINKLKQQHEEERREAMERLEQERKQAEAKVNQDDDTIKSLQKRLEELVKEISEKNESLQTLAASVDNQSISKSEMDQVLSEKEQKVSDLASELDGCIGRLSELQERFEGKTKECERLASELKRQQISSEIQKKELVEQLQQVQMQRDQSGNVEQELGEKLSSLQEENTKCKLALESQREEFERMKDEINKSKEESLKATEERLSAESTRKISELKKKAEQKISQIRKQLTAQLEEKEETVKSLQSSLEENGSSETLCKKQMETLEEKTKSLEEALVKLKEDQNKLEQIVSNERLEKERCLEEQRVAYEDKLMSLQKEAAQQVELRETETALQELQARLKEVEEQNENLLSEINRLKAEISEKDAQLTQRPMTPPNKVQHSSEQLEVKVERSSAQQTMSVMENEVANHSPMQEAEDVDDDSLQTLKDKVSQMKSEKEKIHKDFTRLQKDMRQLRKEHEHDLEYVKKELLEENEKRLKLELEDVELKHNSAIKQLMREFNTQMALKERELDSSVKETIAKAQAVEAELISSHRDEASQLKKLISQKEDDLQRTVQKYEQVIQNREEEMGDRVWQVQKQLEEFQSRCESASEATPEDLKAQLAEKTTLLSEARLKEQEFVERIHSLEDKIKFLHRSPVVTHLGGTYKDLGINTSDSLSESTEMEYLRKVLFEYMMGRETKTMAKVITSMLKFPPDQAQKVLDKEDSKPVPWLR; this is translated from the exons GAGCTTCAAATGGACCAGCAGGCCAAGAAACACCTGCAAGATGAGTTTGATGCTGCGCTGGAAGAGAAGGACCAGATGATCACTGTCCTGCAAACACAG GTTGCCTTGTTGAAAAAGCGAGTAAAGGGAGTTTCTGATGGTCCGCTGCCCTCTGAGGGTGAAGCCTTTCAGCCTGAAGCGTCTTCAGATTCtactgctgcagctcagagtccATTGAAAGAACAAGGACTGGAACCGGAGATACCTGAGG AGGGCAACAATGATCCAACCAAACTCATGGAGGCTCTCCAGAAGAGGGTAAAGAGGCaagaaaacctgctgcagaAGTGCAAAGAAGTGATGCGCACACACAAGGAGCGGAGCGTGCAGCTGAGCAGCGAGAACGAGGCTCTGCAGGAGCAGCTCCAGGAGAGACTTCAGGAGCTGGAGAAAATGAAG GATCTGCACATGACAGAAAAGACGAAGTTGATCACTCAGCTGCGGGATGCCAAGAATCTCATTGAGCAACTGGAGCAGGACAAG GGAATGGTCATCGCTGAAACCAAGCGGCAGATGCATGAGACTCTTGAAATGAAAGAAGAGGAGGTCGCACAGTTGCGCTCCAGACTCCAGCAGGCTGTCGCCCAGAAGGAAGAATTAcaagagcagaaagaaaaggcTGAGAAATCAG CATTTGAAGAGCTCGAACGCGCTCTCGGGGTGGCGCAGAGGGCCGAGGAGGCCAGGAAACAGCTGCAGGTCCAGCTGGAGGAGCAAGTAGCAGAAGTGGAGAAAGCGAgcgaggaggagaggaagagtcTTCAGCAGGAGCTCACCAGAGTGAAACAGGAAGTCGTCACCATCATGAAG AAATCGTCAGAAGAAACTGTGGCTAGTTTGGAAAAAGCCCACAGTGAAGCTTTAGCtgctaaagaagaagaaataaaggaaagaaTCAGCAAAGCAGTG gAGCAATGCAAAGATGAGTTTCAGCAGTCGGCAAAGGAACGAGAGCAGCAGGCGTCTCTGGCTCTGGAGGACGCAGAGTTGCAGAAGACGGCTATAAGGACAGAAGCCGACAATAAAGTGAAAGAGatgcagctggagctggaggcTGCAAGGACA AGGATTTTGGAGATGGAGAGCTCCATGAACAAGACCTCACAAGACGAATCCAGTTTATCTCAAGATCTTTCCAGTcagctggaggagcagaagaaTAACCACGAAGAGCAAATCGCTGCACTAGAAGCAAAACACCAAGAGGAGATGGAAAAGGACAAGGAGGAAGTCGAGGAGAAACACAGAGTGGAAATGGAGACtctgctgaaagaaaaagagctgCAGTTCCAGAGTCACGTTGAAGACATGAACCAGAAAACGTTGGAGAAACTGGATGGGAAGCAGGCAGAGCTGGAGGCGCTTTCTGCTGAACTTTCTGAGGTTTTAAGCAGCAGGCAGATTCTGGAGGAGAAACTGGCAGCAGCTGAGGAGACTGCGAAGGTAGCTCAACAAGAATGTGAGCAAAAGCTGCAGGATCAGGTATCAAAGCACAGAGTTGAGCTCGAAAATATCAAACTTGAGCATGAGCAGTCTCTTGGAGGTgtagaaaaaacattgaagcaGGAGCTTAATGCACTAAAAATTGTTCTgaaggaaaaggagaaagaggTTGAAGACGCTCTTCTTAAAGAGAAAACCGTACAGGAGAAGGCACATTCCACTGCACAAAACCTGGAAATCAAGATTAGAGAAGTtgaagagctgcagcagagTTTATTGCAAACTCAGCAAGACATTATGAGCTTAAAGGAATCTAGCACTCAGTTAAGCACCACGTCAGAGGATTTGGACCAATGCAGGAAGAGTTTGACAGATCTGAACAATCAGCTGGAAGTAGCAAACAACCAATGTCAGGAAAAAGAGAAGATGCTCCAAGAAATGAGGATCCAGTTGGAAGAAACCAAGCAGGAGCTCTTAGAGAAGGAGAAGGTGTATGTAGCAGAACAGGGAAAAAATCAAGAGGAGCAAAAGTGCCTTAAGAAACAGCTGGACGATGAGAAAGCAGCTCATGAAATCCAACTAAAGAATACTATATCCGAGATGGAAGCAAAGgtgaaaaaacaggaaacaaagatGGAGAAGTTCAAGCAGAAGGCCAAAGAAATGCAGGAGAGCTTTAAGAAAAAGCTAcaacagaatgaagaaaatatgaagaagGAACTTGCAAAAAAAGAGGCAGAGCTTCAGCAGAAAGAGCAGCAAGTCCAAGAGAAAATTGTAGAGATGGCTCAGAAGAGTTCTCAGGGCCTCAGCAGTGCTGTGTCAGAACTGCAGGAAAACCATAAGAAGGAGCTAGAGAAGCTGCTCACAACCCGAACGGAAGAGATGGAGGCGCTGGAGCATCGCTGGCAGGAGAAGCTGGCACAACAGGAGGAAGAACTGACAGAGAAACAATCAGCCATCCTCCAGGAGAAAGCTCAGGAACTGGAGGAAACGTCTCAGCAGCTCAGCAGAAGCCGGGACGAGAACCAGCGAGCGTCTCAAGAATTAAAGGACCTAAAGGAGGACCTGGCGATTCGGGAAACCACTGTGCAGAAGCTGCAGGAAGAGCTGAATGAAGCAGCCGTTAAACTTGAAGGTTTGTCTCGGGGAGAAGCGTTGCTGAAGGAGCAAATGGAGTCGACGGAGAGGAACCTGAACCAGGCTCTAAACGAGAGAAACGCCCTTCAAGACCAGCTAAAGACTGCAGAGGAAGAAAGCAGAGTGAGCATGAAGACTCTGTCGGAAAAGTTGAACGAAGCgtcgaagcagcttgaagcagTGGAAAGCTCCAGAATGACAGACGCTAAAGATCTGGAGAGCAAAATTGAGCAAACGTCCACACAACTACAAGCCAAGGAAGCTGAATTCCAGCAACAATTAGATCTAATCCTCGACAAAATGGAGCGCTACTGTAAGGAGGTTCAGTCTAAAGTGGAGTCTTCCTCTGATGAACTCCAACAACGCGTCGAATGTCGCGTGAAAGAGCTGAACGGTAGACTGCTGTGTAGTCAGGAGAAGGTGGGGCGCTTACAGAGCATTTTCCACACCAAGTTGGGGAGAATTTGCACTTTAGAGGAGAATCTCCTCCAGCACACAGAGGAGAACAAGAATCTATGCATTTCATTAGAACAGACGACTGCTCAGGTAGATGTTCACATGGAGCATATCAAAGCCTTAACACAAGAGAGGGAGAACAGCTCTCTTTCAATCAGCGAACAGCTTCAGAAAATACAGGAGCTGAACGAAACCAACAGAATCATGTCGGAAGGTTTGAAAGCCAATGAGCTTCTTGTCGCCGACTTGAAAAATCAGCTTGTAAGTAGCATGGAAGACAAGGAGGAAGCCATAAAtaagctgaagcagcagcacgAAGAGGAGAGACGAGAGGCAATGGAGAGGTTGGAGCAGGAGAGGAAGCAGGCCGAGGCGAAGGTCAACCAGGACGACGACACGATTAAATCTCTGCAGAAGAGGCTGGAAGAGCTGGTGAAGGAAATCTCGGAGAAGAACGAATCTCTGCAGACGTTGGCGGCGAGCGTCGACAATCAGTCCATCAGCAAGTCCGAGATGGACCAGGTGCTGAGtgaaaaagagcagaaagtCAGCGACCTCGCCTCGGAGCTCGACGGCTGCATCGGCCGACTCTCGGAGCTGCAGGAGCGCTTCGAGGGGAAGACGAAAGAGTGCGAGCGTCTTGCCTCGGAGCTGAAGCGGCAGCAGATCAGCAGCGAGATCCAAAAGAAAGAGctggtggagcagctgcagcaggtccagATGCAGCGCGATCAGAGCGGTAATGTGGAACAAGAGCTGGGGGAAAAGCTGAGCTCCCTCCAGGAGGAGAACACGAAGTGTAAACTCGCGCTTGAAAGTCAAAGGGAGGAATTTGAAAGGATGAAAGACGAGATTAACAAGAGCAAAGAGGAGAGTCTCAAAGCGACTGAAGAGAGGTTATCTGCAGAGAGCACTCGGAAGATATCGGAGCTGAAGAAGAAAGCTGAGCAGAAAATTAGTCAGATTCGAAAACAGCTGACGGCTCAGCTCGAGGAAAAAGAGGAGACGGTTAAATCTCTCCAGAGTAGCCTGGAGGAAAACGGGAGCAGCGAAACTTTGTGCAAAAAGCAAATGGAGACAttagaggagaaaacaaaatcgCTCGAAGAAGCTCTTGTGAAGCTTAAAGAGGACCAGAACAAGCTGGAGCAGATTGTGAGTAATGAGAGGCTGGAGAAAGAAAGATGCCTAGAAGAGCAGAGAGTCGCATATGAAGACAAGCTGATGTCTCTCCAGAAGGAGGCGGCGCAACAAGTGGAGCTCCGAGAAACTGAAACAGCGCTGCAAGAACTCCAGGCAAGGCTAAAGGAAGTAGAGGAGCAAAACGAAAACCTCCTCTCAGAAATAAACCGTCTGAAAGCAGAAATCAGCGAAAAAGATGCCCAGCTCACTCAGAGACCAATGACTCCTCCGAACAAGGTGCAGCATTCGTCAGAACAACTGGAGGTGAAGGTGGAGCGTAGCAGCGCGCAGCAAACTATGAGTGTGATGGAAAACGAGGTGGCAAATCACTCTCCTATGCAAGAAGCAGAGGACGTCGATGATGACTCTTTGCAAACTCTTAAAGACAAAGTGAGCCAGATGAAGAGTGAGAAGGAGAAGATCCACAAGGATTTCACCAGGCTGCAGAAAGACATGAGGCAGCTGAGGAAGGAGCACGAACATGACCTGGAATATGTGAAGAaagagctgctggaggagaacGAGAAAAGGCTAAA gctggagctggaagacgtGGAACTGAAGCACAACTCTGCTATAAAGCAACTAATGAGGGAGTTTAACACACAAATGGctctgaaagagagagagctcGACTCCTCTGTGAAAGAAACAATAG CCAAGGCCCAGGCCGTCGAGGCTGAACTCATCAGCAGCCATCGAGATGAAGCCAGCCAGCTGAAGAAGCTCATTTCCCAGAAGGAAGACGATTTGCAAAGAACTGTGCAGAAATATGAGCAGGTTATACAG AATCGCGAGGAGGAGATGGGAGACAGAGTGTGGCAGGTTCAGAAACAGCTGGAAGAGTTCCAGTCACGCTGCGAGAGCGCCTCAGAG GCGACCCCTGAAGACCTGAAG GCTCAGCTCGCTGAGAAGACGACTCTTCTGAGCGAGGCTCGGCTGAAGGAGCAGGAGTTTGTTGAGAGA ATTCACTCACTTGAAGACAAGATCAAATTTCTCCACCGCAGCCCTGTTGTAACTCATCTTGGTGGGACGTACAAAG ATCTTGGGATAAATACCTCAGATTCTCTGTCGGAGTCTACAGAGATGGAGTACCTGAGGAAGGTGCTGTTTGAATACATGATGGGACGGGAAACAAaa ACGATGGCCAAAGTGATTACCTCCATGCTCAAGTTTCCTCCAGACCAAGCGCAAAAAGTTTTGGATAAAGAAGACTCCAAACCAGTT CCATGGCTACGATGA